In Thunnus thynnus chromosome 13, fThuThy2.1, whole genome shotgun sequence, the following proteins share a genomic window:
- the si:dkey-175g6.2 gene encoding neurosecretory protein VGF → MDDFEDEGEELEEEVEEEEESLSHMEEEARARAEKQEVLRQQEEAERAREEEQRLADIASDMLLQYMGRKQQSYMKPRQKSSMGAAGNTAEDKRSEEILPDEDDLDQQMIDRLIEISSKLHLPADDVIEIISDVEEKKKKRKELQQQPINSNPIVPRFRPLVPPPLAAPPIYHYTASKNPKKAPYKYNKSIKKWQKDKVKSYKQDYWYKPQKQLDYWYKPQKQFLAFPSYPYYQKPYRAYYPVYFPYPKPQYYGKPSPSRDQPFGPQELDLQAPRRRHRAGGKNRGQGWRQQPAPRLPLTPYISNYILPHPRTYQPLPPPKPITTPRRGRRPPYYYQQVTPGDDYEEDGLVPQLDSEEELENFIERIYMKRRMY, encoded by the coding sequence ATGGATGACTTtgaggatgaaggagaggagctggaggaggaggttgaggaagaagaggagagccTCTCCCACATGGAGGAGGAGGCGAGAGCACGAGCAGAGAAACAGGAGGTGCTCCGGCAGCAGGAGGAGGCGGAGCGAgccagagaggaggagcagaggctGGCAGACATCGCCTCTGACATGCTGCTGCAGTACATGGGAAGGAAGCAGCAGTCCTACATGAAGCCCCGGCAGAAAAGCAGCATGGGGGCCGCCGGCAACACCGCCGAGGACAAGCGATCCGAGGAGATCCTCCCCGACGAAGACGACCTGGACCAGCAGATGATTGACAGGCTGATTGAGATCAGCAGCAAGCTGCACCTGCCTGCCGATGATGTGATTGAAATTATTAGTGatgtggaggagaagaagaagaagaggaaagagttGCAGCAGCAGCCAATCAACAGCAACCCTATCGTGCCACGCTTCAGGCCTCTGGTACCTCCTCCTCTGGCTGCTCCACCTATCTACCACTACACAGCTTCAAAAAACCCCAAGAAAGCCCCTTATAAGTACAACAAGTCCATCAAGAAATGGCAGAAGGATAAAGTCAAGTCATACAAGCAGGACTATTGGTATAAGCCTCAGAAGCAGCTTGACTACTGGTATAAACCCCAGAAACAGTTTTTAGCCTTCCCCTCCTATCCTTACTACCAGAAGCCATATCGAGCATACTACCCTGTTTATTTCCCATATCCCAAACCACAATATTATGGCAAGCCCTCCCCCTCCAGAGACCAGCCATTCGGCCCCCAGGAGCTTGACCTCCAGGCCCCAAGGCGCAGGCACAGGGCTGGGGGTAAGAACCGTGGACAGGGCTGGAGACAGCAGCCAGCGCCACGCCTGCCTCTCACCCCTTATATCTCTAACTATATCCTTCCTCACCCACGGACCTACCAACCCTTACCTCCCCCCAAACCAATAACCACACCCAGGAGAGGCAGGCGACCCCCGTACTACTATCAACAAGTCACACCGGGAGATGACTATGAGGAAGATGGGCTGGTGCCTCAGCTGGACAGTGAGGAAGAATTGGAAAACTTTATTGAGAGGATCTACATGAAACGCAGAATGTATTGA